In Lolium rigidum isolate FL_2022 chromosome 3, APGP_CSIRO_Lrig_0.1, whole genome shotgun sequence, the genomic window AATGTGTAGCTGGACTCCTGGATGCATCAAGATTAGTGTTTGAGACTGGACCAACAGGAGCACCTGCGACAGTTCAGTAATAAGAAATAATAGCAGATAGGCAGCTAAGTGCAAAAAACACCACAAAAGAAATAACACGGCTACTGCACAGGGAGAACAATGCGCAAAGGAAATAAACAATAATTGGTGTGGGGGAACATAGCATAGCGGTATACTGCAAGTGCATATATAGGCCACATCACAGGAATACCCTAAGCATAATCTTAATGTATCAATCCGGAAtgaggctaaactaggttttcttcaaATCAGACAAAATGAAATAGAAAAATCCAGTATCAGAAGTAAGGGAAACAGAATTTGTCTTACACCTTCCCGAAGGCAAAAAAAAGAGAGTAAAACTAGAGGACTGTAAACAGTTTAGATCATCCAGAATCAAAGCTAGCTATCAAGTTTCCTTTGAATCAGactaaatgaaaagaaaaaaatgaagcGAGACTAAATTAAATGTTTTGTGGACTAAAAGAATGTGAAGCTACCTTTGTTAGAGACAGATTGAAGTGGGCACCCTTGATGTCGCTTACCCTCTTTCAAAGTTGTATCTAAAAAAGACCACAAAAGTTTGTTAGTTGCTATTGTGTGATGAAGTTACCAACACCTCTTCCCTAAAAGAAAGTTACCAACAACTAAACAAAGAAAAAGTTTTACCAACAAGATCCACCATCCGTCCCTTGGCCTCAATTAAGGATGCTGCATTGGAGAGGATTCTTATTGCCAAGCAAGAAGGGACAATGTAGAAAAAAAGCTTGTTTGCATAAAGAGCAACCATAAGATATTTGTGATTAGGATTATATACCAAAACTCAACGCTTCACAGTGAGTTGAAGTTGAAGAAGGAAGCCTGCGCAAAACGATGCAGGTGTGGCATCAGGGATGGTTAACAAAGAATTGAGAACAGGAGGTAGTTATTATGCTGAATGCACATACATCCTCCTCTTACGAAGATAGTGGCTGACAAGAAGAGAGCCTGGGATGGGGCCTCGCTTCACGTGGCGCCTTGGACGGAAACTAGCAGTGATTTTGCATACCAGGACAGGAGGCGATCAAACCGATAGTCACGACAGGATTGaaattgctactgatgattatgacGATCACTAGCATACCCGAAGCCGATGGGGAGTACGTTGTGGGGTTTCACTGGACCGCGGGCGCATCTCATATGGTCTTTCAGCTCTGGAGTTTGAGAAATCAATTCAACGATGATGGACGCCGCCTTGTCTCTGACGCGGTCCAAGTCCAGGGAGTCCCTGCATGTATAGATACAGTATATGTTCGGCCATGAATAAATGTTAATTAGGTGTGGATTTTTGTTTATCGGGCATGAAAATCGCTGATCTGACATAGCGATATATATATCTACAGAGTGGGTTTAGGATGAACAAACGGTTGCTTGGCTATTAGCacagagagggttgataaataAATGTACAAGATTTAGAGACTGTGAGACATATATAGTAGGAGTACTAGTGATCTGATGAATTGTACTAGGAGTACCTTTTTTCGGTGTAGCAGACGAGTGACCAGAGCATTGCACGGAGCTTGATGATGCCCTTGCTGCGGAAAGCGTCGAGGGTGAAGCAGAGCTTGAGAGCCGCAGAGACGGCGCGGCCCTCGGGCGCTCCGGCCACGATGTCGTCGATGGCCTTGTGCACGCGGAGGAAGTGGAGGAGAGTGCGGCCGTGGACGGAGAGCAGACGGTCGGAGGGCAGGAAGCGGGAGAGGTAGTGGAATGCCTCCTCCCACCGGCCCGCCTCCACGAGCTTGGTCAGATGCCCGGGGTACATGAGCGCATCCGACTCGCAGATAAGCCTGCACGCATGTCATGTCTGGATCATCAGATACCCTGGACGCGCGACGAGCTCCAGCTAGAGGAGAGGATGTGTACGCTACGTACGCGTCGAAGGTGTTGTAGAGCTCCTGCCGATTGAGCAAGGAGAGGAGTCGCCGCTGGCGAAGGCGCGACACGCAGGCGTACTCCGGCGAACGCTTGCGGCTGCCCAGCCCGACGGAGAACCCCAGCACGTCGCCGTCGGAGCACTTCATAGCGCCGTCGACGCACAAGCGGAtgtgaggggagggggcaggaccGCAGGAGGAGAATTTGGGAAACGTTATATAAAGCCAGCCGGTAATATGTACCCGAACGGAGTAAGCCAGCGGGCGTCTTCC contains:
- the LOC124696367 gene encoding uncharacterized protein LOC124696367; this encodes MKCSDGDVLGFSVGLGSRKRSPEYACVSRLRQRRLLSLLNRQELYNTFDALICESDALMYPGHLTKLVEAGRWEEAFHYLSRFLPSDRLLSVHGRTLLHFLRVHKAIDDIVAGAPEGRAVSAALKLCFTLDAFRSKGIIKLRAMLWSLVCYTEKRDSLDLDRVRDKAASIIVELISQTPELKDHMRCARGPVKPHNVLPIGFGFRPRRHVKRGPIPGSLLVSHYLRKRRMLPSSTSTHCEALSFASLIEAKGRMVDLVGKTFSLFSYTTLKEGKRHQGCPLQSVSNKGAPVGPVSNTNLDASRSPATHSSLSLDTDLELKVREWAVYLTDDRLEAWPDTSQGYLHIRRSVDKDVAQVSQTIPDTWTTPAESSAIPSFTKAATEVVADAPSLVQEKRPAMYQYGISPVADAGVLPSQAMSAMWPYPYDRLFISTVKNAGALSSEGISNNCASPTPYEYSVVSVVKNTGALPSDTMSAIEASPSENSLISAMTNAGTHKHFSGEQCYTENDCQGFSPRKNPRMELTTVGQGHNPKRQRKTLGSLIEAEAEDHVSACS